The following are encoded in a window of Kogia breviceps isolate mKogBre1 chromosome 10, mKogBre1 haplotype 1, whole genome shotgun sequence genomic DNA:
- the USP19 gene encoding ubiquitin carboxyl-terminal hydrolase 19 isoform X25, with translation MSGGASTTGPRRGPPGLEEATSKKQQKDRANQESKDGDPRRGSAFTPREELTKEELLLDWRQSADEVLVKLRVGAGPLRLEEVDAAFTDTDCVVRLPGGQQWGGVFYAEIESSCTKVQARKGGLLQLSLPKKVPLLTWPSLLKKPLGTQELVPGLRCQENGQELSPVALDPGPEPRRAKQEARNQKRAQGRGEVGAGAGPGAQAGPSAKRAVHLHRGPEGEGSRDGPAPRGDAPQFLAEPATQAEAEEQLRVPPLNPQTCLLGSEENLALLTGNKAVAPRNDPVSPVMAPSRDPEKDDRSKEEMAVAADAAALVDEPKSMVNLAFVKNDSYEKGPDSVVVHVYVKEICRDTSRVLFREQDFTLIFQTRDGNFLRLHPGCGPHTIFRWQVKLRNLIEPEQCTFCFTASRIDICLHKRQSQRWGGLEAPAARVGGAKVAVPTGPTPLDSTPPGGTPHPLTGQEEARAVEKEKPKARSEDTGLDGVAARTPMEHVAPKPEPHLASPKPTCMVPPMPHSPVSGDSVEEEEEEEKKVCLPGFTGLVNLGNTCFMNSVIQSLSNTRELRDFFHDRSFEAEINYNNPLGTGGRLAIGFAVLLRALWKGTHHAFQPSKLKAIVASKASQFTGYAQHDAQEFMAFLLDGLHEDLNRIQNKPYTETVDSDGRPDEVVAEEAWQRHKMRNDSFIVDLFQGQYKSKLVCPVCAKVSITFDPFLYLPVPLPQKQKVLPVFYFAREPHSKPVKFLVSISKENSSASEVLDSLSQSVHVKPENLRLAEVIKNRFHRVFLPSHSLDTVSPSDMLLCFELLSPELAKERVVVLEVQQRPQVPSIPISKCAACQRKQQSEDEKLKRCTRCYRVGYCNQLCQKTHWPDHKGLCRPENIGYPFLVSVPASRLTYARLAQLLEGYARYSVSVFQPPFQPGRMALESQGPGCNTLLSTSSLEAGDNDRDPVQPPELQMVTSVAEGDAGVPRAWASPDRSSVPSTSGISSEMLASGPIEVGSLPAGERVSRPEAAVPGYQHPSEAMNSHTPQFFIYRIDASNREQRLEDKGDTPLELGDDCSLALVWRNNERLQEFVLVASKELECAEDPGSAGEAARAGHFTLDQCLNLFTRPEVLAPEEAWYCPQCKQHREASKQLLLWRLPNVLIVQLKRFSFRSFIWRDKINDLVEFPVRNLDLSKFCIGQKEEQLPSYDLYAVINHYGGMIGGHYTACARLPNDRSSQRSDVGWRLFDDSTVTTVDESQVVTRYAYVLFYRRRNSPVERPPRAGHSEHHPDLDPAAESAASQASRIWQELEAEEEPVPEGPAPLGPWGPQDWVGPPPRGPTTPDEGCLRYFVLGTVAALVALVLNVFYPLVSQSPWR, from the exons ATGTCTGGTGGGGCCAGCACCACAGGCCCAAGGAGAGGGCCCCCAGGACTGGAGGAGGCCACCAGTAAGAAGCAGCAGAAGGATCGAGCAAACCAGGAGAGCAAGGATGGAGATCCTAGGAGAG GGTCAGCATTCACTCCTCGGGAGGAGCTGACCAAAGAAG AGTTGTTGCTTGATTGGAGGCAGAGTGCTGATGAGGTGCTTGTCAAACTGCGTGTGGGAGCCGGTCCCCTGCGGCTGGAGGAGGTAGATGCTGCTTTCACAGACACAGACTGTGTGGTGCGGCTTCCAG GTGGTCAGCAGTGGGGTGGTGTTTTCTATGCTGAGATAGAAAGTTCTTGCACCAAAGTGCAGGCTCGCAAAGGTGGCCTCTTGCAGCTGTCACTGCCCAAGAAGGTGCCTCTGCTCACATGGCCCTCTCTCCTG AAGAAACCTCTTGGGACCCAGGAGTTGGTGCCAGGGCTGCGGTGCCAGGAGAATGGGCAGGAGCTGTCTCCTGTTGCCCTGGACCCAGGCCCTGAGCCCCGCCGGGCTAAACAGGAGGCCCGGAACCAGAAGCGGGCCCAGGGCCGTGGTGAGGTAGGCGCAGGGGCTGGCCCTGGGGCCCAGGCAGGGCCCAGCGCCAAGAGGGCTGTGCATCTCCACAGAGGGCCGGAGGGGGAAGGGTCCAGAGATGGCCCTGCACCCCGGGGTGATGCCCCCCAATTCCTGGCTGAGCCGGCCACCCAG GCTGAGGCTGAGGAACAGCTCCGTGTACCACCACTGAACCCCCAGACCTGCCTCCTGGGCTCAGAGGAGAATCTAGCACTTTTGACAGGAAACAAGGCAGTAGCCCCCAGGAATGACCCAGTGTCCCCAGTCATGGCCCCGAGCAGAGACCCTGAGAAAGATGATCGTTCCAAAGAGGAGATGGCAGTGGCAGCAGATGCTGCAGCCTTGGTGGATG AGCCCAAGTCCATGGTGAACCTGGCATTTGTCAAGAATGACTCGTATGAGAAGGGGCCGGACTCAGTGGTGGTGCACGTGTACGTGAAGGAAATCTGCAGGGACACATCTCGAGTGCTTTTCCGCGAGCAGGACTTCACGCTTATCTTCCAGAccag GGATGGAAACTTCCTGAGACTGCACCCAGGCTGTGGGCCCCACACCATCTTCCGTTGGCAGGTGAAGCTCAG GAACCTGATCGAGCCAGAGCAGTGCACCTTCTGCTTCACGGCCTCTCGCATCGACATCTGCCTTCATAAGCGGCAGAGTCAGCGCTGGGGGGGCCTGGAGGCCCCAGCTGCACGAG TGGGTGGTGCAAAGGTAGCCGTGCCGACAGGTCCAACCCCTCTGGATTCAACCCCACCGGGAGGTACCCCCCACCCCCTGACAGGCCAGGAGGAAGCCCGGGCTGTGGAGAAGGAGAAACCCAAGGCTCGATCTGAGGACACAGGCCTAGATGGTGTAGCAGCCCGCACCCCCATGGAGCATGTAGCCCCAAAGCCAGAGCCACACCTGGCATCG CCCAAGCCCACATGTATGGTGCCCCCAATGCCCCACAGCCCGGTGAGTGGAGACAgcgtggaggaagaggaggaggaagagaagaaggtgTGTCTGCCGGGCTTCACTGGCCTTGTCAATCTAGGCAACACCTGTTTCATGAACAGTGTCATCCAGTCTCTGTCCAATACTCGGGAGCTGCGGGACTTCTTCCACG ACCGCTCCTTTGAGGCCGAGATCAACTACAACAACCCACTGGGGACTGGCGGGCGTCTGGCCATCGGCTTTGCTGTGCTGCTCCGGGCGCTGTGGAAGGGAACCCACCATGCCTTCCAGCCCTCCAAGTTGAAG GCCATTGTGGCGAGCAAGGCCAGCCAGTTCACAGGCTATGCACAGCACGATGCCCAGGAGTTTATGGCTTTCCTGCTGGATGGGCTGCACGAGGACTTGAACCGTATTCAGAATAAGCCCTACACGGAGACCGTGGACTCAGATGGGCGACCTGATGAG GTGGTAGCTGAGGAAGCCTGGCAGCGGCACAAGATGAGGAATGACTCTTTCATCGTGGACCTATTTCAGGGCCAGTACAAGTCGAAGCTGGTGTGCCCCGTGTGTGCAAAG GTCTCCATCACTTTTGACCCGTTCCTGTACCTGCCGGTGCCCTTGCCACAGAAGCAAAAGGTTCTCCCCGTCTTCTATTTTGCCCGGGAGCCCCACAGCAAGCCTGTCAAG TTTCTGGTGAGCATCAGCAAGGAGAACTCCAGTGCAAGTGAAGTGTTGGACTCCCTGTCTCAGAGTGTCCACGTGAAGCCTGAGAACCTGCGTCTGGCTGAG GTGATTAAGAATCGCTTCCATCGTGTGTTCTTGCCCTCCCACTCACTGGACACTGTGTCACCTTCCGACATGCTCCTCTGCTTTGAGCTGCTATCCCCAGAGTTGGCTAAGGAGCGGGTGGTGGTGCTAGAGGTGCAACAG CGCCCCCAGGTGCCCAGCATACCCATCTCCAAGTGTGCAGCCTGCCAGCGGAAGCAGCAGTCAGAGGATGAGAAGCTGAAGCGCTGTACCCGTTGCTACCGCGTGGGCTACTGCAACCA gCTCTGTCAGAAAACCCATTGGCCTGACCATAAGGGCCTCTGCCGCCCTGAGAACATTGGCTACCCCTTCCTGGTCAGTGTACCTGCCTCACGCCTCACTTATGCCCGTCTTGCTCAGCTGCTAGAGGGCTATGCCCG GTACTCTGTGAGTGTGTTCCAGCCACCCTTCCAGCCTGGCCGCATGGCCTTGGAGTCCCAGGGCCCTGGCTGCAACACACTGCTGTCCACTAGCTCCCTGGAGGCTGGGGACAATGACAGGGACCCTGTTCAGCCACCGGAGCTCCAGATGGTGACCTCTGTGGCTGAGGGGGACGCAGGGGTCCCCCGGGCTTGGGCATCCCCTGATCGGAGTTCTGTGCCCAGTACCAGTGGAATTTCTTCTGAGATGCTGGCCAGTGGGCCCATTGAAGTTGGCTCCTTGCCTGCTGGTGAGAGGGTGTCCCGGCCTGAAG CTGCTGTGCCCGGGTACCAACACCCAAGTGAAGCCATGAATTCCCACACACCCCAGTTCTTTATCTATAGAATTGATGCATCCAACCGAGAGCAGCGGCTAGAGGACAAAG GAGACACCCCGCTAGAGCTGGGTGATGACTGCAGCCTGGCTCTAGTCTGGCGGAACAATGAGCGCCTGCAGGAGTTTGTGTTGGTAGCCTCCAAGGAGCTGGAATGTGCTGAGGATCCAGGCTCTGCTGGTGAGGCTGCTCGTGCTGGCCACTTCACTCTGGACCAGTGTCTGAACCTCTTTACGCGGCCTGAGGTGCTGGCACCTGAGGAGGCTTG GTACTGCCCGCAGTGCAAACAACACCGCGAGGCCTCCAAGCAGCTGTTGCTGTGGCGCCTGCCGAATGTGCTCATCGTGCAGCTCAAGCGCTTCTCCTTTCGCAGTTTCATCTGGCGTGACAAGATCAATGACTTGGTGGAGTTCCCTGTTCG GAACCTGGACCTGAGCAAGTTCTGTATCGGTCAGAAAGAGGAGCAGCTGCCCAGCTATGACCTGTATGCTGTCATCAACCACTATGGAGGCATGATCGGTGGCCACTACACTGCCTGTGCACGCCTGCCCAATGATCGCAGCAGCCAGCGCAGCGACGTGG GCTGGCGCTTGTTTGATGACAGCACGGTGACAACAGTAGACGAGAGCCAGGTCGTGACGCGTTATGCCTATGTACTCTTCTACCGCCGGCGGAACTCTCCTGTGGAGAGGCCCCCCCGAGCAGGTCACTCTGAACACCACCCAGACCTAGACCCTGCAGCTGAGTCTGCTGCCAGCCAG GCTTCCCGGATTTGGCAGGAGCTGGAGGCCGAGGAGGAGCCAGTACCTGAGGGGCCTGCGCCCCTGGGTCCCTGGGGGCCCCAGGACTGGGTGGGGCCCCCGCCACGTGGCCCTACCACACCAGACGAGGGCTGTCTCCGATACTTTGTTCTGGGCACCGTGGCAGCTTTGGTGGCCCTCGTGCTCAACGTGTTCTATCCTCTGGTATCCCAGAGTCCCTGGAGATGA
- the USP19 gene encoding ubiquitin carboxyl-terminal hydrolase 19 isoform X23, which yields MSGGASTTGPRRGPPGLEEATSKKQQKDRANQESKDGDPRRGSAFTPREELTKEELLLDWRQSADEVLVKLRVGAGPLRLEEVDAAFTDTDCVVRLPGGQQWGGVFYAEIESSCTKVQARKGGLLQLSLPKKVPLLTWPSLLKKPLGTQELVPGLRCQENGQELSPVALDPGPEPRRAKQEARNQKRAQGRGEVGAGAGPGAQAGPSAKRAVHLHRGPEGEGSRDGPAPRGDAPQFLAEPATQAEAEEQLRVPPLNPQTCLLGSEENLALLTGNKAVAPRNDPVSPVMAPSRDPEKDDRSKEEMAVAADAAALVDEPKSMVNLAFVKNDSYEKGPDSVVVHVYVKEICRDTSRVLFREQDFTLIFQTRDGNFLRLHPGCGPHTIFRWQVKLRNLIEPEQCTFCFTASRIDICLHKRQSQRWGGLEAPAARGAVGGAKVAVPTGPTPLDSTPPGGTPHPLTGQEEARAVEKEKPKARSEDTGLDGVAARTPMEHVAPKPEPHLASPKPTCMVPPMPHSPVSGDSVEEEEEEEKKVCLPGFTGLVNLGNTCFMNSVIQSLSNTRELRDFFHDRSFEAEINYNNPLGTGGRLAIGFAVLLRALWKGTHHAFQPSKLKAIVASKASQFTGYAQHDAQEFMAFLLDGLHEDLNRIQNKPYTETVDSDGRPDEVVAEEAWQRHKMRNDSFIVDLFQGQYKSKLVCPVCAKVSITFDPFLYLPVPLPQKQKVLPVFYFAREPHSKPVKFLVSISKENSSASEVLDSLSQSVHVKPENLRLAEVIKNRFHRVFLPSHSLDTVSPSDMLLCFELLSPELAKERVVVLEVQQRPQVPSIPISKCAACQRKQQSEDEKLKRCTRCYRVGYCNQLCQKTHWPDHKGLCRPENIGYPFLVSVPASRLTYARLAQLLEGYARYSVSVFQPPFQPGRMALESQGPGCNTLLSTSSLEAGDNDRDPVQPPELQMVTSVAEGDAGVPRAWASPDRSSVPSTSGISSEMLASGPIEVGSLPAGERVSRPEAAVPGYQHPSEAMNSHTPQFFIYRIDASNREQRLEDKGDTPLELGDDCSLALVWRNNERLQEFVLVASKELECAEDPGSAGEAARAGHFTLDQCLNLFTRPEVLAPEEAWYCPQCKQHREASKQLLLWRLPNVLIVQLKRFSFRSFIWRDKINDLVEFPVRNLDLSKFCIGQKEEQLPSYDLYAVINHYGGMIGGHYTACARLPNDRSSQRSDVGWRLFDDSTVTTVDESQVVTRYAYVLFYRRRNSPVERPPRAGHSEHHPDLDPAAESAASQASRIWQELEAEEEPVPEGPAPLGPWGPQDWVGPPPRGPTTPDEGCLRYFVLGTVAALVALVLNVFYPLVSQSPWR from the exons ATGTCTGGTGGGGCCAGCACCACAGGCCCAAGGAGAGGGCCCCCAGGACTGGAGGAGGCCACCAGTAAGAAGCAGCAGAAGGATCGAGCAAACCAGGAGAGCAAGGATGGAGATCCTAGGAGAG GGTCAGCATTCACTCCTCGGGAGGAGCTGACCAAAGAAG AGTTGTTGCTTGATTGGAGGCAGAGTGCTGATGAGGTGCTTGTCAAACTGCGTGTGGGAGCCGGTCCCCTGCGGCTGGAGGAGGTAGATGCTGCTTTCACAGACACAGACTGTGTGGTGCGGCTTCCAG GTGGTCAGCAGTGGGGTGGTGTTTTCTATGCTGAGATAGAAAGTTCTTGCACCAAAGTGCAGGCTCGCAAAGGTGGCCTCTTGCAGCTGTCACTGCCCAAGAAGGTGCCTCTGCTCACATGGCCCTCTCTCCTG AAGAAACCTCTTGGGACCCAGGAGTTGGTGCCAGGGCTGCGGTGCCAGGAGAATGGGCAGGAGCTGTCTCCTGTTGCCCTGGACCCAGGCCCTGAGCCCCGCCGGGCTAAACAGGAGGCCCGGAACCAGAAGCGGGCCCAGGGCCGTGGTGAGGTAGGCGCAGGGGCTGGCCCTGGGGCCCAGGCAGGGCCCAGCGCCAAGAGGGCTGTGCATCTCCACAGAGGGCCGGAGGGGGAAGGGTCCAGAGATGGCCCTGCACCCCGGGGTGATGCCCCCCAATTCCTGGCTGAGCCGGCCACCCAG GCTGAGGCTGAGGAACAGCTCCGTGTACCACCACTGAACCCCCAGACCTGCCTCCTGGGCTCAGAGGAGAATCTAGCACTTTTGACAGGAAACAAGGCAGTAGCCCCCAGGAATGACCCAGTGTCCCCAGTCATGGCCCCGAGCAGAGACCCTGAGAAAGATGATCGTTCCAAAGAGGAGATGGCAGTGGCAGCAGATGCTGCAGCCTTGGTGGATG AGCCCAAGTCCATGGTGAACCTGGCATTTGTCAAGAATGACTCGTATGAGAAGGGGCCGGACTCAGTGGTGGTGCACGTGTACGTGAAGGAAATCTGCAGGGACACATCTCGAGTGCTTTTCCGCGAGCAGGACTTCACGCTTATCTTCCAGAccag GGATGGAAACTTCCTGAGACTGCACCCAGGCTGTGGGCCCCACACCATCTTCCGTTGGCAGGTGAAGCTCAG GAACCTGATCGAGCCAGAGCAGTGCACCTTCTGCTTCACGGCCTCTCGCATCGACATCTGCCTTCATAAGCGGCAGAGTCAGCGCTGGGGGGGCCTGGAGGCCCCAGCTGCACGAG GTGCAGTGGGTGGTGCAAAGGTAGCCGTGCCGACAGGTCCAACCCCTCTGGATTCAACCCCACCGGGAGGTACCCCCCACCCCCTGACAGGCCAGGAGGAAGCCCGGGCTGTGGAGAAGGAGAAACCCAAGGCTCGATCTGAGGACACAGGCCTAGATGGTGTAGCAGCCCGCACCCCCATGGAGCATGTAGCCCCAAAGCCAGAGCCACACCTGGCATCG CCCAAGCCCACATGTATGGTGCCCCCAATGCCCCACAGCCCGGTGAGTGGAGACAgcgtggaggaagaggaggaggaagagaagaaggtgTGTCTGCCGGGCTTCACTGGCCTTGTCAATCTAGGCAACACCTGTTTCATGAACAGTGTCATCCAGTCTCTGTCCAATACTCGGGAGCTGCGGGACTTCTTCCACG ACCGCTCCTTTGAGGCCGAGATCAACTACAACAACCCACTGGGGACTGGCGGGCGTCTGGCCATCGGCTTTGCTGTGCTGCTCCGGGCGCTGTGGAAGGGAACCCACCATGCCTTCCAGCCCTCCAAGTTGAAG GCCATTGTGGCGAGCAAGGCCAGCCAGTTCACAGGCTATGCACAGCACGATGCCCAGGAGTTTATGGCTTTCCTGCTGGATGGGCTGCACGAGGACTTGAACCGTATTCAGAATAAGCCCTACACGGAGACCGTGGACTCAGATGGGCGACCTGATGAG GTGGTAGCTGAGGAAGCCTGGCAGCGGCACAAGATGAGGAATGACTCTTTCATCGTGGACCTATTTCAGGGCCAGTACAAGTCGAAGCTGGTGTGCCCCGTGTGTGCAAAG GTCTCCATCACTTTTGACCCGTTCCTGTACCTGCCGGTGCCCTTGCCACAGAAGCAAAAGGTTCTCCCCGTCTTCTATTTTGCCCGGGAGCCCCACAGCAAGCCTGTCAAG TTTCTGGTGAGCATCAGCAAGGAGAACTCCAGTGCAAGTGAAGTGTTGGACTCCCTGTCTCAGAGTGTCCACGTGAAGCCTGAGAACCTGCGTCTGGCTGAG GTGATTAAGAATCGCTTCCATCGTGTGTTCTTGCCCTCCCACTCACTGGACACTGTGTCACCTTCCGACATGCTCCTCTGCTTTGAGCTGCTATCCCCAGAGTTGGCTAAGGAGCGGGTGGTGGTGCTAGAGGTGCAACAG CGCCCCCAGGTGCCCAGCATACCCATCTCCAAGTGTGCAGCCTGCCAGCGGAAGCAGCAGTCAGAGGATGAGAAGCTGAAGCGCTGTACCCGTTGCTACCGCGTGGGCTACTGCAACCA gCTCTGTCAGAAAACCCATTGGCCTGACCATAAGGGCCTCTGCCGCCCTGAGAACATTGGCTACCCCTTCCTGGTCAGTGTACCTGCCTCACGCCTCACTTATGCCCGTCTTGCTCAGCTGCTAGAGGGCTATGCCCG GTACTCTGTGAGTGTGTTCCAGCCACCCTTCCAGCCTGGCCGCATGGCCTTGGAGTCCCAGGGCCCTGGCTGCAACACACTGCTGTCCACTAGCTCCCTGGAGGCTGGGGACAATGACAGGGACCCTGTTCAGCCACCGGAGCTCCAGATGGTGACCTCTGTGGCTGAGGGGGACGCAGGGGTCCCCCGGGCTTGGGCATCCCCTGATCGGAGTTCTGTGCCCAGTACCAGTGGAATTTCTTCTGAGATGCTGGCCAGTGGGCCCATTGAAGTTGGCTCCTTGCCTGCTGGTGAGAGGGTGTCCCGGCCTGAAG CTGCTGTGCCCGGGTACCAACACCCAAGTGAAGCCATGAATTCCCACACACCCCAGTTCTTTATCTATAGAATTGATGCATCCAACCGAGAGCAGCGGCTAGAGGACAAAG GAGACACCCCGCTAGAGCTGGGTGATGACTGCAGCCTGGCTCTAGTCTGGCGGAACAATGAGCGCCTGCAGGAGTTTGTGTTGGTAGCCTCCAAGGAGCTGGAATGTGCTGAGGATCCAGGCTCTGCTGGTGAGGCTGCTCGTGCTGGCCACTTCACTCTGGACCAGTGTCTGAACCTCTTTACGCGGCCTGAGGTGCTGGCACCTGAGGAGGCTTG GTACTGCCCGCAGTGCAAACAACACCGCGAGGCCTCCAAGCAGCTGTTGCTGTGGCGCCTGCCGAATGTGCTCATCGTGCAGCTCAAGCGCTTCTCCTTTCGCAGTTTCATCTGGCGTGACAAGATCAATGACTTGGTGGAGTTCCCTGTTCG GAACCTGGACCTGAGCAAGTTCTGTATCGGTCAGAAAGAGGAGCAGCTGCCCAGCTATGACCTGTATGCTGTCATCAACCACTATGGAGGCATGATCGGTGGCCACTACACTGCCTGTGCACGCCTGCCCAATGATCGCAGCAGCCAGCGCAGCGACGTGG GCTGGCGCTTGTTTGATGACAGCACGGTGACAACAGTAGACGAGAGCCAGGTCGTGACGCGTTATGCCTATGTACTCTTCTACCGCCGGCGGAACTCTCCTGTGGAGAGGCCCCCCCGAGCAGGTCACTCTGAACACCACCCAGACCTAGACCCTGCAGCTGAGTCTGCTGCCAGCCAG GCTTCCCGGATTTGGCAGGAGCTGGAGGCCGAGGAGGAGCCAGTACCTGAGGGGCCTGCGCCCCTGGGTCCCTGGGGGCCCCAGGACTGGGTGGGGCCCCCGCCACGTGGCCCTACCACACCAGACGAGGGCTGTCTCCGATACTTTGTTCTGGGCACCGTGGCAGCTTTGGTGGCCCTCGTGCTCAACGTGTTCTATCCTCTGGTATCCCAGAGTCCCTGGAGATGA